In Carya illinoinensis cultivar Pawnee chromosome 10, C.illinoinensisPawnee_v1, whole genome shotgun sequence, one DNA window encodes the following:
- the LOC122279117 gene encoding cysteine-rich receptor-like protein kinase 26, with translation MRVYYYFLKAKTETLQLAFHETQGTAFIMVSLRWLFFLSAIFMLTALAVAQSAEPLYHFCLYEKGNYTANSTYEKNLNQLLSSDVSSDTGGTNSGFYNSSYGQNPDQVHAIGLCRGDVNSDVCRDCLKSAMSLLPQRCPNQKEAIVWYDYCMFRYSNRSIYRVLEPSPSFFMRNNENVSANSVEQFNDDLRTLMENLTSQAKDGGSLRKFAANKASGPEFKTLYALVQCTPDLYMDDCEGCLRGAMEAIPQCCNGKVGGRVVRPSCNIRFEKYPFFNSTTDASAPPANNTRPTTGSKGNSTSRTVIIIVVSIASVILLLITICIYMRVRRWPWVKPESEYVDEIGSVESLQFDFDTIKVATDNFSEENKLGQGGFGVVYKGRFPNGQAIAVKRLSTNSGQGDSEFKNEVLLVAKLQHRNLVRLQGFCLQRNERILVYEFVPNTSLDHFLFDPIKRAHLDWEMRYKIIGGIARGMLYLHEDSRLRIIHRDLKASNILLDGDMNPKISDFGMARLFSLDQTQANTSRIVGTYGYMAPEYAMHGQFSMKSDVFSFGVLVLEIVSGQRNYCFRNGENVEDLLSYAWRNWREGTALNIVDSTMSSGSTSEMMRCIHIGLLCVQENVADRPTMASIVLMLNSYSITLPVPSQPAFFMNTSSIESEMSSKWEDSLGVTESDERSKRNSV, from the exons ATGCgtgtatattattatttcttgaaGGCAAAAACTGAAACCTTGCAGTTGGCATTCCACGAAACCCAAGGCACAGCATTCATTATGGTTTCTTTGAGATGGCTTTTCTTCCTCTCCGCCATTTTCATGCTCACTGCTCTAGCCGTCGCTCAGTCTGCAGAACCCTTGTACCATTTTTGTTTATATGAAAAGGGTAACTACACGGCTAACAGTACCTACGAGAAAAATCTCAATCAACTCCTCTCCTCCGATGTATCCTCCGACACCGGTGGTACTAACTCTGGCTTCTACAATTCCTCGTATGGCCAAAACCCCGACCAAGTACATGCAATCGGGCTTTGTAGAGGCGATGTTAACTCAGATGTCTGTCGTGACTGTCTCAAAAGCGCTATGTCACTTCTCCCACAGCGCTGTCCCAATCAAAAGGAGGCAATTGTGTGGTATGACTACTGCATGTTTCGCTACTCAAATCGCTCAATTTATCGCGTCTTGGAACCTTCTCCTTCATTCTTTATGCGGAACAACGAAAATGTATCGGCCAATTCTGTGGAGCAGTTCAATGATGATCTGAGGACCTTGATGGAAAACCTGACTAGTCAAGCTAAAGATGGTGGTTCTCTCCGCAAGTTTGCTGCAAATAAAGCGAGCGGACCCGAGTTTAAAACGTTATATGCACTTGTACAGTGCACGCCTGATTTGTATATGGACGACTGCGAAGGTTGCTTACGCGGGGCTATGGAAGCCATCCCACAATGTTGCAACGGGAAGGTAGGTGGGAGAGTCGTTAGACCCAGCTGTAATATTAGGTTTGAGAAGTATCCCTTCTTTAACTCTACAACTGATGCGTCAGCACCACCAGCCAATAACACTCGGCCTACAACAG GAAGCAAGGGGAACAGTACGTCTCGGACTGTCATTATTATAGTTGTGTCAATTGCATCTGTGATACTGCTACTCATCACCATATGTATCTATATGAGAGTGAGGAGGTGGCCATGGGTGAAACCTGAAA GTGAATATGTGGATGAGATAGGAAGCGTGGAGTCCTTGCAGTTCGACTTCGACACTATAAAAGTTGCTACGGATAACTTTTCTGAAGAAAATAAGCTGGGCCAAGGTGGTTTTGGTGTTGTTTACAAG gGAAGGTTTCCGAATGGGCAAGCTATAGCTGTGAAAAGACTGTCAACAAATTCCGGTCAAGGGGATTCAGAATTTAAGAACGAAGTCCTGTTGGTGGCCAAGCTTCAACATCGCAACTTAGTTAGGCTCCAGGGCTTCTGCTTGCAAAGAAATGAAAGGATTTTAGTTTACGAGTTTGTGCCAAATACAAGCCTCGATCACTTCCTTTTTG ATCCCATCAAGCGTGCTCATTTGGATTGGGAAATGCGTTACAAAATTATAGGAGGCATTGCTCGAGGGATGCTTTACCTTCACGAAGATTCTCGACTTCGTATTATTCATCGTGATCTTAAAGCCAGCAATATCCTTCTGGATGGGGACATGAATCCGAAAATATCAGATTTTGGCATGGCAAGATTGTTTTCGTTAGATCAAACTCAAGCCAATACAAGTAGAATTGTGGGGACCTA CGGATATATGGCTCCAGAATATGCCATGCATGGAcaattttcaatgaagtccGATGTCTTTAGCTTTGGTGTGTTAGTACTGGAGATAGTGAGTGGACAAAGGAACTATTGCTTTCGAAATGGTGAAAATGTGGAGGATCTTTTGAGCTAT GCGTGGAGAAACTGGAGGGAGGGGACTGCTTTAAATATCGTAGATTCCACAATGAGTTCTGGCTCAACAAGTGAAATGATGAGATGCATCCACATTGGGTTACTATGTGTTCAGGAAAATGTAGCTGACAGACCAACCATGGCTTCAATCGTTCTCATGCTCAATAGCTATTCCATCACACTTCCAGTACCCTCACAGCCTGCATTTTTTATGAACACTAGTAGCATTGAATCTGAGATGTCATCTAAATGGGAGGATAGCTTAGGAGTAACAGAGTCAGATGAGAGATCCAAGCGCAACTCTGTCTAA
- the LOC122278367 gene encoding uncharacterized protein LOC122278367, translated as QSSSRPPLFCGDNYSFWKVRMRIFLQAQGREIWKCIVNGPYIPTKVVGGVKVKKEEEEFDREDDRLYTLNLTAMNLLYNALNGNEFNRIMNCATAKEIWDNLEVTYEGTSQVKESKIYILTHEYEMFKMNDDESISSMHTRFTNIINSLTALGKVYSKVEIVRKILNSLPKRWESKVTAILEARDLKKLEVNELIGSLITLDSGCSRHMTGDKTKFFDLRSKEEGHVTFGDNSKGKIVGIGKIGNESSLIIEDVLLVEGLKHNLLSISQLCDKGFTVTFKMDKCIILNDHDCNICFIAFRNNNVYTIDFEEITSQDAICLSAQNETSWLWHRRLGHANMELISKLSKNDLVRGLPKTYFLKDKICDACQFGKQTKTSFKTKKHISTTRPLQLIHMDLFGPNRVASLGGKYYAFVIVDDFSRYTWVIFLAHKDEAHNAFTKLCKRIQNEKGYTISSIRSDRGKEFVNKNIETFCDENGFIHNFSAPRTPQQNGVVERKNRSLQEMARTMLNENNLPSYFWAEAVSTACYVINRVMLRSKLDKTPYELWNEKKPNIGYFHVFGCKCFILNDRDNLGKFDAKSDEGIFLGYSTNSKAYRVFNKKTLTVQESMHVVFDELEAIRMLLAYACYKDFKLFQMDVKSAFLNGFINEEVYVEQPPGFENHISPNHVFKLTKALYGLKQAPRAWYERLSGFLIEKGFSRGKIDTTLFIKYENDDILLIQIYVDDIIFGATNENMCQVFAKTMQEEFEMSMMGELTFFLGLQIKQAKSGTFINQSKYIKELLKKFGMENAKEIGTPMSPSTKLDKDESGKPVDSKIYRGMIGSLLYLTASRPDIMFSVCLCARFQSSPKESHLIAVKRILRYLSGTINLGLWYPKHTSFDLISYTDADYAGCKIDQKSTSGACHFLGHALVSWFSKKQNSVALSTAEAEYVAAGSCCAQVLYMKQQLEDFKLMYNHIPIKCDNTSAINLSKNPIQHSRTKHIEIRYHFLRDHVQKGDIMLEFTNTHDQLADIFTK; from the exons caatctagtagtcggcctccactcttttgtggagataattactcattctggaaagttagaatgagaatatttcttcaagctcaaggtagagaaatatggaaatgtattgtaaatggaccttatattccaacaaaagtggttggtggagtaaaggtcaaaaaggaagaagaagagtttgatcgtgaagacgatagactttatactttaaatttaactgctatgaatttattatataatgctcttaatggaaatgagtttaatagaataatgaattgcgctacggcaaaggaaatttgggataacttggaagtaacttatgaaggaacttcgcaagtcaaggaatcaaaaatttatattcttactcatgaatatgaaatgtttaagatgaatgatgatgaatctatttctagtatgcacactcgttttactaacatcataaacagcttgacagctcttggcaaagtttattccaaggtggagatagtaagaaaaattctcaactctttaccaaaacgttgggaatcaaaagttacagcgattcttgaagctagagacctcaagaagctcgaagtcaatgaactcatcgggtcacttatcacc ttagatagtggatgttcaagacacatgacgggagacaagactaagttctttgatcttagatctaaagaagaaggacacgtgacatttggagacaactcgaaagggaagatcgtgggaataggtaaaattggtaatgaatcttctctcataattgaagatgttctacttgttgaaggtttaaaacataatcttttgagcataagtcaattatgtgataaaggatttacagttacttttaaaatggataaatgcattattttgaatgatcatgattgtaatatttgttttattgcttttagaaacaataatgtttatacaattgattttgaagaaattacctcacaagatgctatttgcttgtcagctcaaaatgaaactagttggttatggcatagaagattaggtcatgccaacatggaacttatttccaaactttcaaaaaatgatcttgtgagaggtttaccaaaaacatattttcttaaagacaaaatttgtgatgcatgtcaatttggtaaacaaacaaaaacttcttttaaaactaagaaacatatttccactactagaccattgcaactgatacacatggatctttttggaccaaatagagttgcaagtctaggaggaaaatattatgcatttgttattgttgatgatttctctagatatacttgggtcatctttcttgctcataaagatgaggcacataatgcctttaccaagttatgcaagagaattcaaaatgaaaagggctatactatttcaagtatccgaagtgataggggaaaagaatttgttaataaaaatattgaaacattttgtgatgaaaacggttttattcataatttttctgctcctcgaactcctcaacaaaatggggtagtagagaggaaaaatagatctcttcaagagatggcaagaacaatgctcaatgagaacaacttgcctagttatttttgggccgaagcggtaagtactgcatgttatgttataaatagagttatgttaaggtctaaattagataaaaccccctatgagctttggaatgagaaaaagcccaacattggttactttcatgtatttggatgcaaatgttttattttgaatgacagagataatttaggcaagtttgatgcaaaatctgatgaaggtatttttctcgggtattctactaatagtaaagcttatagagtattcaacaaaaagactttaactgtacaagaatctatgcatgtagtatttgatgaa ttagaagctattcgaatgctacttgcatatgcttgttataaagatttcaaactttttcaaatggatgttaaaagtgctttcttaaatggttttataaatgaagaggtatatgttgagcaacctccaggttttgaaaatcatatttccccaaatcatgttttcaaactcacaaaagcactatatggacttaaacaagctcctagagcttggtacgagagactcagtggtttcttgattgaaaaaggtttttcaagaggaaaaatcgacacaactcttttcattaaatatgaaaatgatgatattcttttgattcagatttatgttgatgatataatattcggtgctactaatgaaaatatgtgtcaagtttttgctaagactatgcaggaagaatttgagatgagcatgatgggtgaacttacattctttctcggattgcaaattaagcaagcaaaaagtgggacattcatcaatcaatcaaaatatattaaggaattactgaagaagtttgggatggaaaatgctaaggaaattggaacaccaatgagcccatcaactaaacttgataaagatgaatccggtaagccagttgactcgaagatatatcgaggtatgattggtagcttattatatttaacagccagtagaccagatattatgtttagtgtgtgcttatgtgcacgttttcaatcatctccaaaagaatcacatttaattgcagttaagcgcattcttagatatcttagtggtacaattaacctagggttatggtaccctaagcacacatctttcgatctaatcagctacacagatgcagattatgctggctgtaaaatagatcaaaaaagcactagtggagcatgccatttcttaggtcatgcattagtttcctggtttagtaaaaaacaaaattctgttgcactatctactgctgaggcagaatatgttgctgcgggtagttgttgtgctcaagttctctacatgaagcaacaacttgaagattttaaactcatgtataatcacattccaatcaaatgtgataatacaagtgctataaatctttcaaagaacccaatacaacattctagaactaagcatattgaaataaggtatcattttcttcgagatcatgtgcaaaaaggtgatataatgttagagttcacaaacacacacgatcagttagcagatattttcacaaaa